Proteins encoded within one genomic window of Couchioplanes caeruleus:
- a CDS encoding MbtH family protein has translation MTNPFENAEGRYLVLVNDEQQHSLWPSFVEVPAGWTVVFGEDSRDACLAYVEANWTDLRPRSLREQMADATAR, from the coding sequence ATGACCAACCCGTTCGAGAACGCCGAGGGCCGCTACCTGGTCCTCGTCAACGACGAGCAGCAGCACTCCCTGTGGCCGTCGTTCGTCGAGGTGCCCGCCGGCTGGACCGTGGTGTTCGGAGAGGACTCGCGGGACGCCTGCCTCGCCTACGTCGAGGCGAACTGGACAGACCTGCGGCCGCGCAGCCTGCGCGAGCAGATGGCGGACGCCACGGCGCGATAG
- a CDS encoding ABC transporter ATP-binding protein has protein sequence MTVPHDATPGAGRRLLPTATGAHIRAAVYRLLRPHRTLAATGLAVLVVGTTIGLLTAPLLGHVVDLVAAGHPAAALTPPVVALALVAVGQGVCTALGVSLVARLGEAMLARLRERFVDRALHLPLERLEEAGAGDLTARVTRDVTAITEAVRHALPVLARSGLTVALTLAGLAVLDWRFLLAALLAAPIQLHTVRWYSGHARKIYAAHRIADGAQQQQLLDSIGGAATVRAFRLGDRHVGQVAQRSRAVVELAMRGIRLLTGFYGRLNAAEFVALAGVLVTGFVLVRAGSVTIGTATAAALYVHSLFNPINAALALADNAQAATASLARLVGVADQPAPAPRPATASVDTSVKAVDVEYAYRSGHEVLHGVDLELAPGERVALVGASGAGKTTLAKLIAGVHRPTGGSIRLGGVELTELDPALIRRSIALVTQEVHVFAGPLAEDLRLARPDAGDEELRAALTRVGALGWVDALPDGVDTVVGEGGHRLTAAQAQQIALARLVLADPPVAILDEATADAGSASARELENAAARALDGRSALVVAHRLTQAAAADRVVLLADGRVVESGRHADLVAAGGRYAELWQAWSGSREPA, from the coding sequence ATGACCGTTCCGCACGACGCCACGCCGGGGGCCGGCCGGCGGCTACTGCCCACCGCGACCGGCGCACACATCCGCGCCGCGGTGTACCGGCTGCTGCGACCGCATCGGACCCTGGCCGCGACCGGTCTGGCCGTGCTGGTCGTCGGGACGACGATCGGACTGCTCACGGCGCCGCTGCTCGGCCACGTCGTGGACCTCGTCGCCGCCGGACACCCGGCCGCCGCACTCACCCCGCCGGTCGTCGCGCTGGCCCTGGTGGCGGTCGGGCAGGGAGTGTGCACCGCGCTCGGGGTGTCCCTCGTCGCCCGCCTCGGCGAGGCGATGCTCGCCCGGCTGCGGGAACGCTTCGTCGACCGGGCCCTGCACCTGCCTCTGGAGCGGCTGGAGGAGGCCGGCGCGGGCGATCTCACCGCGCGGGTCACCCGCGACGTCACCGCCATCACGGAGGCGGTCCGCCACGCCCTGCCGGTCCTGGCCCGGTCGGGCCTGACCGTGGCCCTCACCCTGGCCGGACTTGCCGTGCTCGACTGGCGGTTCCTGCTGGCCGCGCTGCTCGCCGCGCCGATACAGCTCCACACCGTCCGTTGGTACAGCGGCCACGCCCGGAAGATCTACGCCGCGCACCGGATCGCCGACGGTGCCCAGCAGCAGCAACTCCTCGACAGCATCGGGGGTGCCGCGACCGTCCGGGCGTTCCGGCTCGGCGACCGGCACGTCGGCCAGGTGGCGCAGCGGTCGCGCGCCGTCGTGGAGCTGGCCATGCGCGGCATCCGGCTGCTCACCGGCTTCTACGGTCGGCTCAACGCCGCCGAGTTCGTGGCGTTGGCGGGTGTGCTGGTCACCGGTTTCGTCCTGGTGCGCGCCGGCTCGGTGACCATCGGCACGGCGACCGCCGCGGCGCTGTACGTGCACAGCCTGTTCAACCCCATCAATGCGGCGCTGGCGCTGGCCGACAACGCCCAGGCGGCCACCGCGAGCCTCGCGCGGCTGGTCGGCGTCGCCGACCAGCCGGCTCCGGCGCCGCGCCCGGCCACGGCATCCGTCGACACGTCCGTCAAGGCGGTCGACGTCGAGTACGCCTACCGCAGCGGCCACGAGGTGCTGCACGGCGTAGACCTGGAGCTGGCCCCGGGAGAGCGGGTAGCGCTGGTGGGCGCGAGCGGGGCCGGAAAGACCACCCTCGCCAAGCTCATCGCCGGGGTGCACCGGCCGACCGGCGGCTCGATCAGGCTAGGTGGCGTGGAGCTGACCGAGCTCGACCCCGCCCTCATCCGGCGCAGCATCGCCCTGGTCACGCAGGAGGTCCACGTCTTCGCCGGCCCCTTGGCCGAGGATCTGCGGCTGGCGCGCCCGGACGCGGGCGACGAGGAACTGCGGGCGGCGCTCACCCGGGTAGGGGCGCTCGGCTGGGTCGACGCGCTGCCCGACGGGGTCGACACCGTTGTCGGCGAGGGCGGGCACCGGCTCACCGCGGCCCAGGCGCAGCAGATCGCCCTGGCGCGGCTGGTCCTGGCCGACCCGCCGGTCGCGATCCTGGACGAGGCCACGGCGGACGCCGGCAGCGCCAGCGCCCGGGAGTTGGAGAACGCGGCCGCCCGGGCGCTCGACGGCCGGAGCGCGCTCGTCGTGGCGCACCGGCTCACCCAGGCCGCGGCCGCGGACCGGGTGGTGTTGCTGGCGGACGGCCGGGTGGTGGAGAGTGGCCGCCATGCGGACCTGGTCGCGGCCGGCGGGCGGTACGCCGAGCTGTGGCAGGCCTGGTCGGGCAGCCGCGAGCCCGCGTAG